CCGACACCGGCGATTTCGAGTCGATGAAGGCCTACCAGCCTCAGGACGCGACCACGAACCCGTCGCTCATCCTCCAAGCTTCCGAAAAACCGGCCTACAAACACCTCGTCGACAAGGCCGTGGCCGAATTCAAGGGCGGCTCGCTTTCCGGCCAAGAGCAGATCGATGCCGTGCTCGACCGCATCCTCATCCTTTTCGGCCTTGAGATCCTCAAGATCGTTCCGGGCCGTGTCTCGACCGAAGTCGACGCCCGCCTCTCCTTTGATACCGAAGCCACCGTCGCGAAGGCTCATCAGCTTATCGCCGCTTACGAGAAGGAAGGCATCTCGAAGGACCGCGTGCTAATCAAGATCGCCTCCACCTGGGAAGGCATCAAGGCCGCCGAGATCCTCGAGAAAGAAGGCATCCATTGCAATCTCACCCTGCTCTTCTCCTTCGCCCAAGCTGTCGCTTGTGCCGAGGCCGGCGTGCAGCTGATCTCGCCCTTCGTGGGCCGTATCCTCGACTGGTACAAGGCCTCCACCGGCAAGACCTACGAGGGTGACGAAGATCCGGGCGTGATCTCGGTGAAGCAGATCTACACCTACTACAAGAAGTTCGGTTACAAGACCGAGGTGATGGGTGCATCCTTCCGCAACAAGGGCGAAATCCTCGCGCTTGCCGGCTGCGACCTGCTCACCATCAGCCCGGGCCTGCTCGGCGAACTCCAGGCTTCCACGGAAGCGGTCGAGCGCCGTCTTTCCCCGGAAGCTTCCGCTGCCGCCGATCTCACCAAGGTCAGCTTCGACGAGAAGTCCTTCCGCTTCGCGCTGAACGAGGACGCCATGGCCACCGAGAAGACCGCTCAAGGCATCCGCGCCTTCGCGGCAGATATCGTGAAGCTCGAGAAGCTCGTGGCCGGTCTGCTCTGAAGCCTTCGGTGCACTCAATTCGACAAGCCCGCGTGTCGAAAGACATGCGGGCTTTTTCGTCACGGCATGATCGAGCTGTTAGAGCGCCAGATGGCTGAGCACTTCATCGACATCCCCACTAACGCGGAAGTTACAGGCGGATCGCCAGAACTTGCCCAAGCCTTCCGCTTCATCCCCGATGATCAGGGCCCGGCGCGCTGCCAGATCCGGAAGATCCCCGGGTTTCCTGGAGCCTGCTTCCTCATCGAGTCCGATCAACTGGAATCCGGTAGCAAGCAAGCAACGCAGGATCAGGCCTCCATCCGCTATTCGCACGGCGAGTTTGAAGACCGATTCTCCAGCCGCCCGGATCACCTCCGGCTCGAATGGCGACTTGCCCTCGACTCCGAACAAGACTCCGGCGGCATCGAACGCGTCTGCACCGCGCAGGATTCCTCCGCTCGCTTCCGGATCACCCGGACGCGTGCACACCACCAGCAGAGCTTCGGCAGGCAGACTCTTCAGGAAGGCTGCGACCTCCCCGGTTTCCCCCGGAATCTTCCCCAAGCCAAGGACTCCGCCGTGAATTCCAGCATCGGAGAGTTCATCGATCTCCCCACGGCGTTTGCGGAGCAATTCCATGCCCGACCAGACCGGAGCCTCCCACGGATGGTCCTCCGCTACCAGCACCCCGGGCACCTCCCACCATCCGGCCAGAGCCGCCTCCACGCTGGCTTGGCCCTCCAGCAGCACCCACGGGTCGCTGCGTTCTCCGGCTTGGGTGATCAGGACTGAGAGCCATTCGGGTTCCACGTCCTGTGGTTACCAGCGTCAGGCTCCGGGGCAAACGGGAATTCCGGATTCACGATTCTGCGCACGCGGTGTAGGAATAGCTCCTCGTGCGCTTATTCCCGTGTCTGCTGCTGATCGCTCATGCGGTGGCCGATCCCCTGCCCCCGCGGGTGGAACCCCAAGCTGCGGTGACTGAGGCCCAGCCCGAAGAGGCCGGGCGCAAGGTCTGGCACACCCGCTTTTTCCGAATCGATTCCGATCTTGAGATCAGGCCGAACGACCTGGCTTCACTCGCTCAAGTGGCGGATACCACGGCCACCGTGCTGAAAGCTCACCCGCTGCCTTTCTTCGCCCCACCCCGCGGCCAACGCTCCCGCATCTCGATCCATGCCGATGCTGCCGACTACGTCCGGGCCGGAGGATTCCATGGCACCGCGGGCTTCTACGTGGCATCTCAAGCGGAGGTTTTACTGCGGGGCGATTTCTTTACGGAGGGGCCCGAGAAGAGACTCCTGCCGCCTCATTACGACGAGGACATCCTGGTCCATGAGCTCGTGCATCTCTGCATGCATCGTGTGAATCCGCGGCTGCCCCAATGGCTGATCGAGGGGATCGCCGAATACTTCGCATGTGTCCATCAAGGCGGCGGGCGGTTCTCTTTCGCGGACATCGACCATGCAGTCCGAGATCACCTTCGCAGCCGTCTGAGTCCCGACGACCCCAGCATCCCCTTGGTGCCCGTGGCAGATATCGCAGCGATCCGTGGCCGCGGATGGCTGCGATATGTTGAGGGCATGGCTCCGGAGGACCGCTACCAAGCCTACGCCACCGCCCTGCTGCTTGCTCACTACCAGATTCACGGCGGTCAACTCCGCATGGCGGCTCTTCGCAAGCATCTGGAAAATGACGGAGCTCCCGCCCTGCTCGTTCCGGAAGACTCTTTTAAAATCCAAGAGGCCCTCACCCGCTTCTGGAAAAGCAAGCGACTAACCTTGGAGTTCGCGAAGAGCTCATGAGCCT
The Luteolibacter rhizosphaerae DNA segment above includes these coding regions:
- the tal gene encoding transaldolase, giving the protein MSATQLDQLKQFTTVVADTGDFESMKAYQPQDATTNPSLILQASEKPAYKHLVDKAVAEFKGGSLSGQEQIDAVLDRILILFGLEILKIVPGRVSTEVDARLSFDTEATVAKAHQLIAAYEKEGISKDRVLIKIASTWEGIKAAEILEKEGIHCNLTLLFSFAQAVACAEAGVQLISPFVGRILDWYKASTGKTYEGDEDPGVISVKQIYTYYKKFGYKTEVMGASFRNKGEILALAGCDLLTISPGLLGELQASTEAVERRLSPEASAAADLTKVSFDEKSFRFALNEDAMATEKTAQGIRAFAADIVKLEKLVAGLL
- a CDS encoding TrmH family RNA methyltransferase codes for the protein MEPEWLSVLITQAGERSDPWVLLEGQASVEAALAGWWEVPGVLVAEDHPWEAPVWSGMELLRKRRGEIDELSDAGIHGGVLGLGKIPGETGEVAAFLKSLPAEALLVVCTRPGDPEASGGILRGADAFDAAGVLFGVEGKSPFEPEVIRAAGESVFKLAVRIADGGLILRCLLATGFQLIGLDEEAGSRKPGDLPDLAARRALIIGDEAEGLGKFWRSACNFRVSGDVDEVLSHLAL